The window GGGGTATCGCCGATAAACTGCGTGGTGCTATGAATGCGGATGACTTCCGTGATTATATGTTGTCCTTTCTCTTCTTGCGCTATCTCTCCGATAATTATGAGGAAGCCGTAAAAAAAGAGCTTGGAAGTGATTATTTACAATGTGAAGAGGAAATAAAACAAATCGCCGTTTCAGTTAATCAATATGATGCTATTAACGCATTGAAAGAACAAATAACAAACTACTTTAATAAACAGCAATTAGAGATCAAGGTAAAAAAGACTGTAATCGAAGAACATGAGGCATTGCTGGAAAGTAAAAAGTTGACCCCTCTTGTTGTTTGGTATATTCACAATTTAGACCAAGTGGCTACGTTTGAAAAGCAAATGCGCCGTAAGGTTCATTTTGTAATTAAGCCACACTATCTCTGGAGTAATATATATGAATTGGCTCGTACACAAAACAAGTATCTTCTGAAAAACTTGCAATCAGGTTTCAAATTTATAGAAAATGAATCCTTTGATAGCACGTTTCGCGGATTATTCTCAGAGGTTAACCTTGACTCTGATAAACTTGGAAAAAATTATGAATTACGGAATGCAACGCTTTGTTCAATAATAACTGCTGTTGCAGAAGGATTATCGGAGTTCCCCAATGAAAGTGATATTTTAGGCGATGCCTATGAATACTTGATAGGGCAATTTGCAGCTGGTTCAGGTAAAAAGGCAGGTGAGTTTTATACGCCCCAGCAAATTTCAACCATCCTTTCTCGCATAGTAACTCTTGACAGCCAAGACCCTAGCTCAGGCAAAAAGAAACATCTCAAAAACGTGCTGGACTTTGCGTGTGGCTCCGGCTCGCTTCTAATTAATGTTAGAAAGCAGCTCGGTGCTAATAGTATCGGTCAGATATATGGACAGGAAAAGAATATCACAACGTATAACCTTGCTCGGATGAATATGCTTTTACATGGGCTTAAAGATTCTGAGTTTAAAATTTTCCACGGGGATTCACTGCTAAATGATTGGGATATTCTTAATGAAATGAACCCGGCAAAAAAGTTGGAATGTGATGCAGTAGTAGCCAATCCACCTTTCAGCTACCGTTGGGAGCCTAATGACACTCTGTCAGAGGATTTCCGCTTTAAAAGCTATGGCCTTGCACCTAAATCAGCGGCCGACTTTGCATTTTTACTTCATGGATTTCACTTCTTAAGTGATGAGGGAACAATGGCAATCATCTTGCCTCATGGTGTTCTGTTCCGTGGTGGAGCGGAGGAGAAAATCAGAACAAAGCTACTGAAGGATGGGAATATTGATACGATTATTGGTTTACCGGCTAACCTGTTTTTCTCAACAGGTATTCCGGTTTGTATTCTTGTGCTTAAGAAGTGCAAAAAATTTGATGACGTGCTGTTTATCAACGCAAGTGAGTACTATGACAGGGGTAAACGGCAAAATGTTCTTTTGCCGGAACATATCGATAAAATAGTCGACACATATCAATATCGAAAAGAAGATGACAAAAAGTATTCTCGCCGCGTCTCCATGGAAGAAATCAAGAAGAACGACTATAATCTGAATATATCACGATATGTGAGCACGGCTGCAGAAGAGGAAATCGTCAACCTTGCAGATGTGAAAAAGAATTTGGATGACATTGAGGATGCTATTATTAAGGCAAAGGCCAAGCATAATCAATTTTTAAAAGAGCTTGGTTTACCTGAGTTGCCATAAAACGAGGATGTTGTTTCAGGTATATCTGAAAGCCTTTATGTAATTTCATATAAATTTCGTCATTGATACCAATCTGGAAGTGTCGCGACTTTGTGAAATCAATTTAGTATGTCCATGTTTTTAACCCTTGTATCGAGTTTACTTTATTTCCGAACATTCGTTCCACATGGAATCGAAATACTCCATAACCGAATCTCCTAGTTCCTTATCGTGAATTGGAACAATTGTTGTCGGAAGTGAGCCAAAATTGTTTAAAGAAGATCCAAATAAATAACAATGATTATCACAAAACAGATATCGGTCATGTAATTTTCTAGACTTTCGAAAATCAAAATTTCCGCGTTCCCTTCGAAATCGCTTTGCTATTACTAAACTGTCACCTTGATAGTTTGAAGTGATAAGCCTAATCATCACAGAAGCGGGGATGATTTCAAACATTGAAAATACATCCTCGTTGATATAAGGGTCAATAACAAATAGTTCTTTTGTTGTTCGTTTGAACAGTCGACGTATGTGTTTATATGCGGTATAAGGACGATCATTTCCGAAAAACATCGGAGAGTTATCATCTAACCCTCCATCGAAGCTGTTAAGGTGTTCCCATTGGTCATTAAACCAAGCCTGTTCATCGACAGATAAGTCATCCCATTTAGGATTTGTAAACTCGGCATCCACTTCAACTTTGTAATATGCACGATCATCTTTCACTAAAATGGATACTTTATCCTTAACAAGATGAAAACCTAATTCCTCAATGTACATTTTTTGTATCGATTCCAGAACTTCTTCCGTAGCGTTCATGACGCTCATTCCGTGCTTATGACGTATCAGCAAATATGGAGAGCTCCTATAGGAACAAAAATAGAAACTTGAATGGCCTTTATTATCCCAGTAACTAACTTCATTCCCAATATGCAAATTCTTTTCTATGAAAATTACCTTCCGATCATTCGGGTAAATTCCATAACTGGCTCCAGAAAGCTTTGAGAGAATGTAATCTTTATTGTTCGGTCTAGTTAGCGATATTGAAAAAGCCCTGCATATAAGGTCAATGTTAGAAATAAGCTGTGTATTATTAAATGTTGATACAACCGGATCGTATCCGTAATAGGCACGTTGGAGTTTTTTTACTGCTTCTAAAATTTCCTTATTTAGTGATTTTAAACGATTAGCCTTAGACTTTGTCCACAGTGTTTTAAACTTTGAACCAATACGTTTCCTACGTACACTTCTAAAGTGAACTTCCATAGTATTTCACCTCTGTTTATAGAAATCGAATTCTTCGTATTTTATGTACAATATTTATAAAATTTTGTCAATGTTACAATGGTGACTGTATACTCTTTATTATAGCAGTAACATTTATAATAAGGAATTCTTAATTAAGTAAAGGAATGTAGTGTACCCCAACTGTCCTCTCATGGGGTGTCCGTATTCTTGGGTTCACTATAAAAAGTCGTAAGGGGAGTTTATTTGGTGAGACGAGCTAAATAATGGAGATATTCATAGTGTTCAGGATAGTGGTAGAATCAAAATGGTAGCATGAGCTTTCGGTTAAATTGTCCTCAAAAATAAATATCATAAAGGGATGGCGGCATTAGCTCAACGGTAGAGCTAGCAGAGCGTGGGTCAGCGGTTTCAATCCGTTGTTCTTCACCGTATAGAAAGAATATTTAAAAATATTTGTGTAAGTAACAATTGTTTTGAATGTCGCTAGGTGGTACTATGGGGAGAGAGGTTCGTTGGGTTGTGGAATCTGTAGAGCTAGTATATACGATAGGTTTAAATTTGTATTAATTAAAAATATAAAGAAGGGATGGATGGTGATTATGAAAGACGAAGAAGTTGAATTGAGATGCGCAAAGGCTGGTGTGTCTATCCAACAACAGCAAGATGGAGAGTTTCGAATTATGTTTCCTGCTAAAGCCTATCCCCCAGACGGCGGGTATTCAGTAATTGCCTATTCATCTAAAGAAATTGCATGGAGCGATTTATTCTCAAAGGTAAAGAAAGGAATGAATTTTTCACAGATTAGAAACAGCACAAAATAACACTAATTTGTATAAATATATAATAAAAATATGTGAGTAATGTTCACACTATGCTTATCCATTAAGTGAAATGTTCACAGTGTCGAAAGAAAACACCACACGTGGTCGAAGCTACAGGGGGATAGACGGTCATGGCGATTATACAGCAACAGGGTATTGTCAGATGTGTGGTCATCGCCCCCATTCGGATGGCTTAGTTATTTGCAGTTAGACGTAAAGGAATTATTAAACTGATAACAATAGTTGATTTTAGACGGTCAATACTTTGCTTATGCCCAAGCATTGTCTTGGTTGTTTGCTTTTTCGACCAGTACGTGCCCTGCAATCCCGGCAAGAGTTCCTAATAATGCTGTCGGGTTATCTTCCTTGATGGCAGTGTACAAAGAAAGAGCTGCAACCGTTCCAAACAACAGATGACCCCAATATCGCTCAGTCTGCTTGTCCATTTGTTGGTTCCCCCTTTCCCTCGGTATATAGCTCATACCATGCTATACCAAGTAATACAGCGAGAATAAACAGCAGATAGATATTCGGAAGAATTTTACCTATTTCCAAATTTTAAATAATTCTCCACGTGACTCCACCCTTTTCCGCCAATTCATCCTGAGTCAATTTGGCCGCGATTCGAGCTTCACGTAGCTTCGGAATTGGTTTCTCTACCGCACCGTTCTTTGCTTGTCCCTCCCACTATCGCTATTCTAGCATAAATTCAGATAATAATACGCAAAATCAATTTCTCGTTTTTACTCGGACACACCATCAAGTGGGCATGGTACAATTCTTTAAGAGATAAATTTGTCGGTATTTATCGGGAGGCCACACCAGTTGCTCAATACTCAAGACCCTATTTTTCAAAAACTTCACGGAGCCGTTTACACCAATCCCGAAGTAGTAAATTTGATACTCGATCTTGTTGGATATACGCCTCACAAACCACTTCACATTCAACGTCTTCTCGACCCTTCCGCAGGAGACGGAGCCTTTTTAGTTCAAGCTGTATCAAGACTACTATCATCTTACAAATTGCACACCGGAAGCATTGAAGGAGCTTCTATAGCCTTGTCTTCTTGCGTTCGCGGAATTGAAATAAATCCTGACGCTCAAAGAATGTGCAGAATAAATCTAACCACCGTTATGATGAATCATGGTCTGTCACTGATGGAGATTACTCAATTACTAGATAAATGGCTGATATGTGAGGACTTTTTACTCTGGAACAGGGACTTATTGTTTCACGATGATTGTGAGCATTCTAGGTTTGAATATGTAATTGGAAATCCTCCATATGTCCGGCAAGAACTCATCCCAGATGAGAAAATGAGCCTCTATAGGTCACTGTATTCAACTATTTATGATCGAGCAGACTTGTATGTTCCATTCATTCAGCACAGCTTAGAACTTCTAAATGCGAACGGAGCACTATCGTTTATTTGTGCCGACCGCTTTATGCGGAACCGTTATGGGAAACGTCTGAGAGAGTTTATTGTCTCGAATTATCAACTCAAATACATCATTGATGTACACAAGACAAGCCCCTTCGCAGACGACGTATCAGCTTATCCCGCTATTTTTGTAATTTCCGATACTGATAGTGATGAATCAGTTCATGTACTTTCTATGGAAAAAGTTGATGAAGGTTCCTGTGACAAGGCTCGAAGAATTTTGCTTAATGGTGAAAAACCGTCCAACAACGATGAAATTGCATCTCATCAATTCCAACACTGGGTGACTGGCGATGCGCCCTGGATTCTTGAATCATCTGACCATCATCGGGTCTTGCGAAAAATGGAAGAAGCTCATCCTCTAATCGAGGATGACACACACGGCATAAAAATAGGTATTGGTGTAGCAACAGGTGCCGACCGAGTATATATCGTTAATCCTGAAGCACAAAAACTCGACATTGAGTTAGAATTACTTGTTCCTATTGTGACTACACGCGACATTACTAGTGGAGAGATACGATGGGGTGGCAATTACGTTATCAACCCTTTCTTGTCCGACGGCTCCCTCATTGATTTAGGCGAGTATCCAAAATTGAAGAGGTACTTTGATATACATGGAGAAATTGTAAGAGGACGAAACGTGGCAAAGAAATCAGAGAAAAAATGGTACAGAACGATAGATCGAATTTATCCAGAACTTGTTGGAACGCCGAAGCTTCTGATACCTGACGTAAAAGCAGATAACCACATCGTGAAAGATGATGGGCATTTTTACCCGCATCACAATTTGTACTATGTTTTGCCGGGTGCATGGGACATTGATGCCCTGCGTGCCGTCCTACTTTCATCAGTGGTTAGGTTTTTTATCTGGTCTTATGCAGTTAAGATGCGTGGCGATTTTTTGAGGTATCAAGCCCAATACCTGCGCCGTATACATCTTCCTGCTCTTAAATCAATAACCGATGCGCAACTTCGCACGCTTAGAAATCCTGATTTGATTGCAGATAGAGAAGGACTGGATCGAGTCGTCTCGGAGACATATGGATTGACAGCTTCGGATTTACAAGTCATACGAAAAACCGTCGTTTGAGGGGGATAGCATTGGACATCTTTATTCCATCAAAAGAAGAATTAGAGCACCGAACCAACGAAGCCATTTCATTTTTCTGGACTACTCGTACGTCGCAGCGGGATAAAAACAGCGAGGGGAACGTGCAAAATCAAGGCACGCGAGGCTCTGTCACAGGTGGAAAGCAACTCAATGGTTTTCTCAAAGTCCTACGATGGATACTTACGCAAAATGGGGTCTTGGATGAGGAAATATTCACATCAGGCAAACTGGAACTGCCGGGATTTTACCGACCTTCGAAGCAATGGGATTTGGTCGTCATCCGTAAGCAACCCTCTGGAGGAAAACGCCTAATCGCAGCCATTGAATTGAAATCACAAGTCGGCTCATTCGGTAATAATTTCAACAACCGCACCGAAGAAGCTATGGGTAGTTCATTAGACATTCTAACCGCCTACCGCGAAGGTGCGTTCGGTGATTCTGCTCCTTCGCCATGGTTGGGTTATCTGATGGTTTTAGAAGAATCATTGAAGTCTACCGTGCCCGTGCGAGTTGCAGAACCGCATTTCAAAGTATTTAATGAGTTTAGGGACACATCCTACGCAAAACGGTATGAATTGTTCTGCAAAAAGCTGTTATTGGAGCGCAACTACACAGCCGCAGCATTTTTGATGTCTAACCAAGAAGCCGCAGCCTATGGAGGGTACAGTGAACCCGCTAGTGATTTAACGATGCACAGCTTTGTGCGTTCTTTGGTTGGGCATATTATTGGTTCGTGAATCATGTCAGTCAAATGTCCCGGTACCTCTCTGGGACATTACATCCTCCACTTGATTTGAGCAAGTAAGCCTAGTACCAGTGTAGCTAGGATGGATTCCCTATGCATGTGCAATCCACCGCCACGCAAGTCTGGTAGGTGAATCGATTGGGCTGTCAAGCTGGAGTAAATACATTGACAGCCTTACCCTGTTGCTACACAGGGATATTCTGGATGGAGGTGGTCGTGACAGACAACTACCGGCACACTCGTGAAAATGAATTTACACAAAATATTTAATCCTTTTTCTCCAATTGGCTCAATCCAACTTCTAATAAATCGTTTATGAATTTTGTTTTAAACCCACGCGAATGTTTCTCTGCTACAAGTTCTAGCCGTTTAAGCAGCTCCCTTTTTATCACAAAAGTGTGTTTGCTATATAGCTCATCATACTTTACTTTTTCTAGACGAGTTCGTTCAAATTCTTCGATAGCTTCTAAAATCTCTATTCCTGGTTTTTCAACATTAGGTATTACTTCTATTGAAACGGACTTATTTAGTGATGTTTCAATATTACTATCTTCTATTTCAATCATGGGTTTCTTATCTGCTTTATTTATTACTTCATTAGAAGGAGCTATGCTTCCACCCATCAATCCTTCTATCACTTCAGATTTATGTGGGGGCACTTCTGTTCTAATCGGCATTAAACTATCAAACCGTTTGCGTTTATCAATTGTTGACACGTTTAATCAACTCCTCACAAAAATTCTTGTATTGTTGAAGAGCATCACGATCTGACCTGCTTTTTGATTGAACACCTTCAACACTAAATTCTATAACTCGACTTTTTCTACGAATGACTGTTTCAAATACGAAGTCACTGTACTCTTCTTTTACTCTTTCCATTATATAAGTCCCGATGTTTGTACGAGCATCAAGTAAACTCACTAATATACCAGCTAAACGCAAATTATGATTTACCTTATTTTGAATAGCCTGAACGATTTCTAAGTATCGTTCTAATGCATCATATGCAAATGGTTCACTTTGCATAATTACAATTGCAAAATCACTAGCGCATACACCATTAAGGGTAAGTCCACCGAGGTTTGGAGGAAGATCAATAAAAATATAATCATACTCATCTCTTACTACATCAAGTGTAC of the Sulfoacidibacillus ferrooxidans genome contains:
- a CDS encoding type I restriction-modification system subunit M, translated to MNDLQQKQLGATLWGIADKLRGAMNADDFRDYMLSFLFLRYLSDNYEEAVKKELGSDYLQCEEEIKQIAVSVNQYDAINALKEQITNYFNKQQLEIKVKKTVIEEHEALLESKKLTPLVVWYIHNLDQVATFEKQMRRKVHFVIKPHYLWSNIYELARTQNKYLLKNLQSGFKFIENESFDSTFRGLFSEVNLDSDKLGKNYELRNATLCSIITAVAEGLSEFPNESDILGDAYEYLIGQFAAGSGKKAGEFYTPQQISTILSRIVTLDSQDPSSGKKKHLKNVLDFACGSGSLLINVRKQLGANSIGQIYGQEKNITTYNLARMNMLLHGLKDSEFKIFHGDSLLNDWDILNEMNPAKKLECDAVVANPPFSYRWEPNDTLSEDFRFKSYGLAPKSAADFAFLLHGFHFLSDEGTMAIILPHGVLFRGGAEEKIRTKLLKDGNIDTIIGLPANLFFSTGIPVCILVLKKCKKFDDVLFINASEYYDRGKRQNVLLPEHIDKIVDTYQYRKEDDKKYSRRVSMEEIKKNDYNLNISRYVSTAAEEEIVNLADVKKNLDDIEDAIIKAKAKHNQFLKELGLPELP
- a CDS encoding Eco57I restriction-modification methylase domain-containing protein produces the protein MLNTQDPIFQKLHGAVYTNPEVVNLILDLVGYTPHKPLHIQRLLDPSAGDGAFLVQAVSRLLSSYKLHTGSIEGASIALSSCVRGIEINPDAQRMCRINLTTVMMNHGLSLMEITQLLDKWLICEDFLLWNRDLLFHDDCEHSRFEYVIGNPPYVRQELIPDEKMSLYRSLYSTIYDRADLYVPFIQHSLELLNANGALSFICADRFMRNRYGKRLREFIVSNYQLKYIIDVHKTSPFADDVSAYPAIFVISDTDSDESVHVLSMEKVDEGSCDKARRILLNGEKPSNNDEIASHQFQHWVTGDAPWILESSDHHRVLRKMEEAHPLIEDDTHGIKIGIGVATGADRVYIVNPEAQKLDIELELLVPIVTTRDITSGEIRWGGNYVINPFLSDGSLIDLGEYPKLKRYFDIHGEIVRGRNVAKKSEKKWYRTIDRIYPELVGTPKLLIPDVKADNHIVKDDGHFYPHHNLYYVLPGAWDIDALRAVLLSSVVRFFIWSYAVKMRGDFLRYQAQYLRRIHLPALKSITDAQLRTLRNPDLIADREGLDRVVSETYGLTASDLQVIRKTVV
- a CDS encoding ParA family protein gives rise to the protein MGKIISFGLQKGGVGKSTTTGLTSHILSEMGYKVLSVDFDSQGNLTQLLTRRSPYDFVHKTSLEACKEGNPKPYIHKITDNLHLLPAEDFLSQFDKWIYTQVPETKQMTVLKSTLDVVRDEYDYIFIDLPPNLGGLTLNGVCASDFAIVIMQSEPFAYDALERYLEIVQAIQNKVNHNLRLAGILVSLLDARTNIGTYIMERVKEEYSDFVFETVIRRKSRVIEFSVEGVQSKSRSDRDALQQYKNFCEELIKRVNN
- a CDS encoding PaeR7I family type II restriction endonuclease, producing the protein MDIFIPSKEELEHRTNEAISFFWTTRTSQRDKNSEGNVQNQGTRGSVTGGKQLNGFLKVLRWILTQNGVLDEEIFTSGKLELPGFYRPSKQWDLVVIRKQPSGGKRLIAAIELKSQVGSFGNNFNNRTEEAMGSSLDILTAYREGAFGDSAPSPWLGYLMVLEESLKSTVPVRVAEPHFKVFNEFRDTSYAKRYELFCKKLLLERNYTAAAFLMSNQEAAAYGGYSEPASDLTMHSFVRSLVGHIIGS
- a CDS encoding phospholipase D family protein, giving the protein MEVHFRSVRRKRIGSKFKTLWTKSKANRLKSLNKEILEAVKKLQRAYYGYDPVVSTFNNTQLISNIDLICRAFSISLTRPNNKDYILSKLSGASYGIYPNDRKVIFIEKNLHIGNEVSYWDNKGHSSFYFCSYRSSPYLLIRHKHGMSVMNATEEVLESIQKMYIEELGFHLVKDKVSILVKDDRAYYKVEVDAEFTNPKWDDLSVDEQAWFNDQWEHLNSFDGGLDDNSPMFFGNDRPYTAYKHIRRLFKRTTKELFVIDPYINEDVFSMFEIIPASVMIRLITSNYQGDSLVIAKRFRRERGNFDFRKSRKLHDRYLFCDNHCYLFGSSLNNFGSLPTTIVPIHDKELGDSVMEYFDSMWNECSEIK